The genomic segment ATGTTACTAATGAAAGTATCCTTGATAATCCATGTTTCAGTTCTTTTCTTGGCAGAATCATGTCCAGCATCCCGTGCTCAAGAAGAAATTCAGCCCTCTGAAATCCTTGAGGCAGTTCCTCTTTAATTGTATCTTTTATTACCCGCGGGCCTGCAAAGCCGATCATTGCTTTCGGCTCGGCAATTATGATGTCTCCCAACATACCCATACTTGCAGTAACGCCGCCCAGCGTAGGATCTGTAAGAACAACAATATAGGGAATACCCACGGATTTTAATCTGTATATTGCACCGGATACTTTTGACATCTGCATTAGTGACATAATGCCTTCCTGCATACGCGCACCGCCTGATGCACAGAAAATAATAACAGGTAATTTTTGTTTTACCCCTTCTTCAAGTGTCCTCGTGATTTTTTCGCCAACAACAGAACCGAGACTGCCCCCCATAAATGAAAAATCAAAGATGGCTGCCAGCGCATCGATTCCGTTTATTTTTCCTTTTCCGCAAATCATTGCATCGCTCTTTTTTGTTGATTCCTGTGTTTCAGTCAATCTTGCTTTATATGGTTTTGTATCTTTAAATTTAAGGAAATCAACGGGCTCTATTTTATTAAAAAGTTCGGTAAAGGTGTTTTTATCGAAAGTTAATGCAATTCTGTTTTCAATGCTAATGGGAAAATGATAAAAGCATTTCAGGCAAACATGCAGGTTTCTCTCAACTTCTTTTCTGTAAAGGAGTTCCTGACAGGAACTGCATTTTATCCAGAGCGATTCGTCTTTTTCGGCTTTTTTTATTTCCTTTTGGATATCAATTTCTTTATATGGTTTTATGTCTTTTTCTTTCTTTTTAAAAAACCCCATAGCATTTCCTTCTTGATTTTTCGATAGAAAACTAACAAAATAAATACGGTATGTCAATAAAAAGGGTTTCCATAGTATCCGACTATCCACTTGAGGGAATATTACGGGAAAACGGAAAAAAAGCAGGTGTTGTTATATGTCACCCTCATCCGTTATATGGCGGGAGTATGCAGAATAATGTTGTTGATGCTATAGACAACGGCTTTTTCGGAAAAGGATTTACTACATTGAGGTTTAATTTCAGGGGTGTTGGAATGAGCGGCGGCGTGTATGATAAAGGGGAAGGGGAAGTTAAAGACGTAATCGCATCATTGGCATTCCTGAAAGAAAACATAAACGAGGATGCCTGTGTGGTACTTGCCGGATATTCTTTTGGAGCCTGGGTGGCAAGCAGAGCTGCCTCAAGCGCTGAGGATGTGCATGCACTTTTCCTTGTCTCCTATCCTTTCGCATTCTATTCGACGGAAGAATTAAGTCAATTCAGAAAAGATATATACTTTATAGGCGGCGAGCATGACGATATATCCCCCATAAATAGCCTGCTGAAATTCTACAAAGATTTGCCTGTTTTGGAAAAGTCGTTAAAGATTATTTCAACCGACCATTTCTATTGGGAAAAAGAAAAGGAAATTGAAGAGTTTATAAGGGATAATGTAGAGATACAGCATATATAGCCCCCGGTCCCCTATCGATGATGAAGCCAACAATGATAGCGCTTTGATTTGGAATAGGAAATAAGTTAATCTCTTGCATAGACAGCCTCCTTTATGTTAATTTTACTAAATTTTTAATAAAAGGACAGGCATGACATGGATTATAAAGACACATTGAATTTACCAAAGACGCCCTTCCCGATGAGAGGCAATCTGCCTACTAAGGAGAAGGAGATTTTAAAATTCTGGGAAGAGACGAAGGTTTATCAAAAACTTACTAAAAAAAGTGAAGATTACCCTTCGTTCATACTTCATGACGGCCCCCCGTATGCAAACGGTCATATTCATCTTGGAACTGCACTGAATAAGATATTAAAAGATATAATTATAAAATCAAAGTTCATGTCAGGATACAGGGCCGACTATATACCCGGTTGGGATTGTCATGGGCTGCCGATAGAACATCAGATAGAGAAGGAGACGAAGGAAAAGAAGCTCTCATTGTCTAAAATTGAGATAAGGCATAAATGCCGTACTTATGCCGAAGGGTTTGTAAACATCCAGAGAGAAGAGTTTAAAAGGCTCGGCATTATAGGTGATTGGGAACATCCCTATATCACTATGGATTTTAATTACCAGGCTACCATAATAGGGGAAATACAAAAATTCTTTGAAAGAGGCGAGGCATACAGGAAGAAGAAGCCTGTCCTCTGGTGTACAAACTGTCTTACTGCTCTTGCGGAGGCAGAGATAGAATATGATTCTAAGAAATCGGATGCAATCTATGTAAAATTTCCTTATACACAAAAGAGAGAGGGTGTATTTGAGCGCTATCCGGATAAGCCTGTTTTTATGCTTATATGGACAACAACCCCGTGGACACTGCCGGCCAACCTTGCAATAGCCATAAACCCCGATTTTACATATGTAGCCATTGAAACGCAAGAAGAAATATATATTGTACTCAAAGATCTTGTTGAAGATATCATGAAAAAAGCTGGTATCGAAACATATAAGATAATCGAGGAGATAGAGGCTAAACGGCTTAAAGGGCTCACATTCCGACACCCCTTTATCAAGAGAGATTCTGTGGTTGTGTATGCAGATTATGTGGCAAACGATACAGGTGCAGGATCTGTCCACATTGCTCCCGGACATGGCGAAGAAGACTACGTAACAGGGCTGGAATACGGACTTGATGTTTATTCACCGGTAAACGATAGAGGCGAATTTCTTGAAGAGGTTGAATTTTTCAAAGGCATGAATGTCTTTGAGAGCAACAAGCATGTCATCGGCAAACTGCAAGAGCTTGGGCTTCTTCTTCACAGGGAAGAGATAGAGCATTCTTATCCTCACTGCTGGCGTTGCAAAAAACCGGTAATTTTCAGAGCAACTGAACAGTGGTTTATCTCCCTTGATAAACATGGTCTTAGACAAAAGGCGCTTAATGAAGTAGACAAGACAAGATGGATACCTGCCTGGGGACACGACAGGATATACAACATGCTTCAGGTGAGGCCGGACTGGTGTATCTCACGCCAGAGGACATGGGGAGTACCGATTACCATATTTTACTGTGAAAAATGCAGGGAACAGTTCTGGAGTGATGAGACATTTCATAACATTAAAAATTTGGTAATGGAACATGGAGCGGACATCTGGTTTGAAAAAGAGGCATCATATTTTCTGCCGGAAGGCATGACATGCAAACATTGCGGCAATGATACTTTTATGAAAGAAGAAGATATTCTCGATGTCTGGTTTGATTCCGGGGTGAGCTGGGCAGCGGTCTGTAAAAAAAGAAAAGAACTGAAATACCCTGTAGACTTGTATCTTGAAGGAAGCGATCAGCACAGGGGATGGTTTCATAGCTCTCTTTTGACTTCTGTAGGTAATGAAGGCGCCGCTCCGTATAAATCAGTACTGACGCACGGTTTTGTTGTAGACGGCACAGGCAGGAAGATGTCGAAATCCTCTGGAAATATCATATCCCCTGAAGAAATAATCGAAAAATACGGTGCCGAAATTTTAAGACTCTGGGTGACGTATGAAGACTACAGGGACGATATAAAGATATCCAAAGATATTATTAGCAGACTTATAGAAACTTACCGGAGAATACGAAACACCTTAAGATTTCTCCATGCAAATATTAATGACGATTTCAATCCTGAAAAGGATGCTGTCCCTTATGAAGAGATGTCATATCTTGATAAATGGTTGCTCTCGCGGCTGCAAAGATTAATAGAGAGAGTTACAACTGCTTATAATGATTATGCATTTCATGCGATATACCACAGCATTCATAATTTTTGT from the Pseudomonadota bacterium genome contains:
- the accD gene encoding acetyl-CoA carboxylase, carboxyltransferase subunit beta; this translates as MGFFKKKEKDIKPYKEIDIQKEIKKAEKDESLWIKCSSCQELLYRKEVERNLHVCLKCFYHFPISIENRIALTFDKNTFTELFNKIEPVDFLKFKDTKPYKARLTETQESTKKSDAMICGKGKINGIDALAAIFDFSFMGGSLGSVVGEKITRTLEEGVKQKLPVIIFCASGGARMQEGIMSLMQMSKVSGAIYRLKSVGIPYIVVLTDPTLGGVTASMGMLGDIIIAEPKAMIGFAGPRVIKDTIKEELPQGFQRAEFLLEHGMLDMILPRKELKHGLSRILSLVT
- the ileS gene encoding isoleucine--tRNA ligase, which gives rise to MDYKDTLNLPKTPFPMRGNLPTKEKEILKFWEETKVYQKLTKKSEDYPSFILHDGPPYANGHIHLGTALNKILKDIIIKSKFMSGYRADYIPGWDCHGLPIEHQIEKETKEKKLSLSKIEIRHKCRTYAEGFVNIQREEFKRLGIIGDWEHPYITMDFNYQATIIGEIQKFFERGEAYRKKKPVLWCTNCLTALAEAEIEYDSKKSDAIYVKFPYTQKREGVFERYPDKPVFMLIWTTTPWTLPANLAIAINPDFTYVAIETQEEIYIVLKDLVEDIMKKAGIETYKIIEEIEAKRLKGLTFRHPFIKRDSVVVYADYVANDTGAGSVHIAPGHGEEDYVTGLEYGLDVYSPVNDRGEFLEEVEFFKGMNVFESNKHVIGKLQELGLLLHREEIEHSYPHCWRCKKPVIFRATEQWFISLDKHGLRQKALNEVDKTRWIPAWGHDRIYNMLQVRPDWCISRQRTWGVPITIFYCEKCREQFWSDETFHNIKNLVMEHGADIWFEKEASYFLPEGMTCKHCGNDTFMKEEDILDVWFDSGVSWAAVCKKRKELKYPVDLYLEGSDQHRGWFHSSLLTSVGNEGAAPYKSVLTHGFVVDGTGRKMSKSSGNIISPEEIIEKYGAEILRLWVTYEDYRDDIKISKDIISRLIETYRRIRNTLRFLHANINDDFNPEKDAVPYEEMSYLDKWLLSRLQRLIERVTTAYNDYAFHAIYHSIHNFCSVDLSSLYLDIVKDRIYVERKDAIKRRASQTVIHEALISLLKLIAPVLSATAEEMWSYLKGMVKEDSVLLTTFPVIKKEFIDTKIEEEWEKIWNIRETVNKKIEEKRVEKVIGHSLDAKVVLGLPENEYELFKKLGDEFKDIFIVSQIELKKENEIEVNVFRAEGEKCGRCWQYTTDLIETGQFTHVCKRCADTLYSL
- a CDS encoding dienelactone hydrolase family protein; translated protein: MSIKRVSIVSDYPLEGILRENGKKAGVVICHPHPLYGGSMQNNVVDAIDNGFFGKGFTTLRFNFRGVGMSGGVYDKGEGEVKDVIASLAFLKENINEDACVVLAGYSFGAWVASRAASSAEDVHALFLVSYPFAFYSTEELSQFRKDIYFIGGEHDDISPINSLLKFYKDLPVLEKSLKIISTDHFYWEKEKEIEEFIRDNVEIQHI